One Acidobacteriota bacterium genomic window, CGATCAACGACGTTTAAACGTGACATTGGAAAAATCTCCTGTATGTAAATTTTGGTAATCTGTTACAAAACAAAGCCTTATCGGCTCGATGGGAAAATTCGGCGCTCTGATTCCTGAATTGGATAGTCGTTGGCGCTCATATCGCGCCGCCGCATCAGGCCCTGTTCATCAAATTCCCAGTGTTCATTGCCGTGGGTGCGCATCCAGTGACCGGTCTCGACATCCCGCCATTCGTATTCAAATCGAACTGAAATCCGGTTTTCGGTAAATGCCCACAGTTCTTTTATCAAGTGGTAGTCAAGTTCTTTGGCCCATTTGCGTTGCAGAAATGCCTTGATGGCTTCACGGCCAGTGAAAAACTCGGTTCGGTTGCGCCACTCCGAATCCGGGGTGTAGGCCAGGGCCACCCGTTCCGGGTCACGGCTATTCCAGGCATTTTCCGCCGCTTTGACTTTGGCCAGCGCCGTTTCCCGCGTAAATGGCGGCACTAAGGGGACAGGTTTGGTTGCTTCGTTGGTCATAGGATTCTCCGAATTTTGGGCTGAAGACATTGGGCTGCAGACTTCGGGCTGAACAATCCTCGGGCTCAGGGCTCAGGGCTTGGGGCTGCAGACTTCGGGCTCAGGGTATGAAACCCGTGTTCTTCAGCCCCGAGCTTGCGAGTCTTCAACCCGTCTTTTTCAGCCCTGGTTTTCTCACCGGCTGGCGGCCAGCTCAACTTTTGGGAAATCAACTTCGGTTTGGGCAACGTGGTTGAAATAGTTGGTAAAAATGTTGAGCGCCACGGCACCGATGATTTCGGCACTCTCGCCTTCGCTGATGCCAGCTTCTTTGACCAGTTCAAGTTCACGGTCGGAAACAATCCCGCGATTGATCACCAGTTTTTGGGCAAAGGTCAAAATAGCACTGGTTTTG contains:
- a CDS encoding nuclear transport factor 2 family protein gives rise to the protein MTNEATKPVPLVPPFTRETALAKVKAAENAWNSRDPERVALAYTPDSEWRNRTEFFTGREAIKAFLQRKWAKELDYHLIKELWAFTENRISVRFEYEWRDVETGHWMRTHGNEHWEFDEQGLMRRRDMSANDYPIQESERRIFPSSR